In Setaria viridis chromosome 5, Setaria_viridis_v4.0, whole genome shotgun sequence, the genomic stretch TCCCCTCCCGTTCGTCCTACCGGAGGTCCAATTGCGCCCCCTAAGTGCACGGCGCCGGCACCGCGGCACGAGGAGCCCATCGCCGCCCGTATTCCTCCAACCGATCGAGGGCCTCGAATCGCTGACCGCTGTGTGATTTGCTCGCGTCGCCAATGGGGTCTGTACCTGAAAGCCGAGAAGCGAACGTAGCAGCGCTCGGGAGACGAGAGGGCGGCAGCGACGGCCAAGAACAGCCGAGCCGTGGACGCTCGCCGCTTGTGTCCGGCGATGCGTCGCCCGCTTGCTCGCCGCTGAGCGCCACGACTCGTGTGatcagcagcggcggcagggactTCATCTTCGTGCCATCCGGACGGGGACGTCCTGGCGCAGCCTCCGCAGGATCGCCATCACCCCGAGGCCCGAGCTCCTCAGCGCGCGCCGGGCTCTCTCCTTCCGCGCCGTCCtagaggaggaggtcgccgCCGTACTGCGCGCGTGCTGTCCGCGCTCGTGTCGGACACCACGGTGATTGGCGTTAGGTGCGAGGAACGGGACGTGTTCCTGCGGCAGCTCGAACGCCGCCTCGAGCTTCTTGGCCGGGTTCAATCCGGCCGACCAGTGACCGTTCGCGCCGCGTACCCGGGCATCTAGttatgccgccaccgccaccagcaaCGCGTGTACAATGCACTGTTAGAGTACGAAGTTCAGTATAAAGCATCGTTTGCAATGAAAAGAAAACTGTCAGCGATCTAATCTAAACATGAAAAAAACTGCGAAAAGTAAAATTAAAAGAGCTTGATGAGCTACTAAAAAATACAACTGATGTCACCGTGTACCGGCGCTCAAATCGAATCAAATGACCGCACGACTTGAGCCCCGACAGTGAGCGCCCGCTCGCTGCGCCGCGTGCAGGTGCAATAGGAAGTGCCTCAGCGGCACGTCGCCCGGCACACGGGGCATATCGGGCGCAGGCGCAGCCACGCGTCGACGCACCGCGCGTGGAACGCGTGCGTGCAGCAGGGCAGCGCACGCACCGTCTCGCCTTCCTCGACGGCGCCCAGGCACACCGCGCACTGCTccgccgcagcggcggtggTGCCGTGGCTCACGAAGCTGGGCAGCcgcgcgagggcggcggcgtcgaggcccgagacaccgccgccgccgtcgtctctCCGTGCTGCCGCAGGAaggttgtcgtcgtcgtcgacacAAAGGGTGGTGAGCAGGTGGTTCGCGTAGAGCACCGCCGCGTAGCGCAGGAGGACAACgaaggcggcgagggcggcgagcTCAAGGGCTACGCCGACGCCGTCGTACTCGCAGACGACGTTCGCGCCGGTGGTAGCCGGCATTGCTATCTAGCAACCAGCGTCAGTTCTTCGCGCTCTGGAATTCGCAACGGGTAATCAAGCTAGAGAAAGGCTTATGAACTAGCGGCAAGCCGGCAGGTAGTGGAGCCGCACACAAATAACGGCTGCTGTTTCGCGGGGCGCGCGGTTTTTTTCTGGTTTCTGCACGCGGCGCGGCAGTGGTTTTGGACTCTGCGCTCCTGCGGTCTTGCCTTCTTGGTCGCGTCGCGCCCGCAGGAAAAAAAAGTTGGTAAACGCGGTCGCCGTTCATCCTGCCACTGCCAGCAGTATCTGCTAAACTGCATGATGTTTAAGAGCACCTGCTTacttttagcacccgtcacgtGCGGCCTTATAGCAACTCTGCTACTGACCCTGAAACCCACAAGCCCACTAGGCTAGCAAGGGGGTGATTCGGCGTGTTGGGAAATTCAGCGTAGGCCCATTTAAAATTGGGAAACACTAGTTTTTCCATCTCAACGATAGAAGTAGATTCCAAAAACCCCACTAAATGCTCCAAGATCCTCTTAATAAATAGGTTCCTTCTAGTTCTTTAATTTCTGTACTTACTTAAATTTAATCTTAAAGGATTTTAATTCCCCAAAGACGTGAAAAC encodes the following:
- the LOC117858920 gene encoding RING-H2 finger protein ATL66, with translation MPATTGANVVCEYDGVGVALELAALAAFVVLLRYAAVLYANHLLTTLCVDDDDNLPAAARRDDGGGGVSGLDAAALARLPSFVSHGTTAAAAEQCAVCLGAVEEGETVRALPCCTHAFHARCVDAWLRLRPICPVCRATCR